From one Mycobacterium lentiflavum genomic stretch:
- a CDS encoding helix-turn-helix domain-containing protein, producing MNAPNDGPARLDHFVAERLAVLHMSRVELARRGGPNRSTLHKSSNGSRTMSVATLVRLDEALGWAHGSSKAILAGGVPATPPPQDTHVRTVLQAVEGLVEQCHSILADARQLLNELLASRDPAEHAR from the coding sequence GTGAATGCACCTAATGATGGGCCAGCGCGCCTCGACCACTTCGTCGCCGAACGGTTGGCGGTCCTGCACATGTCCCGTGTCGAACTGGCCCGCCGCGGCGGACCCAACCGCTCGACACTGCACAAATCCAGCAACGGCTCACGCACCATGTCGGTAGCCACGCTGGTCCGCCTCGATGAGGCCCTGGGCTGGGCCCACGGGTCCTCAAAGGCGATCCTTGCCGGCGGGGTCCCAGCCACACCGCCACCCCAAGACACCCACGTACGCACCGTCTTGCAGGCCGTCGAAGGCCTCGTCGAGCAATGCCACTCAATCCTGGCCGACGCCCGTCAGTTGCTCAACGAACTCCTAGCAAGCCGGGACCCCGCCGAGCATGCCCGCTGA
- a CDS encoding S8 family serine peptidase, with amino-acid sequence MIKAASTLCAIGLAAALVAVSGGVAGAIDPPVVPPGPPPPDPAPGPDQPMRQIAACTTTGVLPGTDLRELPAALQLMNMPEAWKESTGVGVVVGIIDTGVAAQPRLPHLVSGGDYVMGPFGDGLADCDGHGTVVASLIGAAPSGLALVPKPTWAVPAAPPAGAPLPRQIPPPPPPPTVTVTQTVAPPPPPPEPDQPAWAGAPPSPATLGDGRGPAPLQPPPGGGPDALVGIAPDAVLVSIRQTAQTFGLVDPGVSDNPEDVRRAGDINSLARAIVHAANLGVKVINISVVSCISTAKLQDQSALADAVRYAALDRDVVIVAAAGNVHAQGCNGQNPDPLPGDPTRGWASVKTIATPAWFGDYVVAVSATDSTGVPASGDAASLHGPWVGLAAPGADIVGLSTSGQVINGSVDDDKLHPIAGSSFSSAFVAGVAALVRAKFPNLTAHQVIHRLEATAHPPAGGRDDVVGYGTVDPVAALTWDVPPGDTFAPRVQRAPLKVPGPPPARDARPGWVAISITGLAVVSLVGLAVGLTVSRRREQI; translated from the coding sequence ATGATCAAAGCCGCGAGCACGCTGTGCGCTATTGGGCTCGCCGCAGCGCTGGTGGCCGTATCGGGCGGCGTGGCTGGCGCGATTGATCCCCCGGTGGTGCCACCTGGGCCGCCCCCGCCTGACCCCGCGCCCGGGCCCGATCAGCCGATGCGCCAGATCGCAGCGTGCACCACAACCGGTGTGTTGCCGGGCACGGATTTGCGCGAGTTACCCGCGGCGCTGCAACTGATGAACATGCCAGAAGCGTGGAAAGAATCCACCGGAGTTGGCGTGGTCGTCGGGATCATCGATACCGGCGTTGCCGCACAACCTCGGCTCCCGCACCTGGTCTCTGGCGGGGACTATGTCATGGGCCCGTTCGGTGACGGCTTAGCGGATTGCGACGGGCACGGCACAGTAGTGGCCTCACTGATTGGGGCGGCCCCCTCCGGTCTCGCGCTGGTCCCTAAGCCGACATGGGCAGTGCCTGCGGCCCCGCCAGCCGGGGCTCCGCTGCCGCGACAGATCCCTCCGCCACCACCTCCGCCGACCGTCACGGTCACCCAAACGGTGGCCCCGCCACCGCCACCGCCTGAGCCCGACCAGCCAGCATGGGCGGGGGCCCCGCCGTCTCCGGCTACCCTTGGTGACGGTCGCGGTCCGGCGCCGCTGCAGCCACCGCCAGGTGGTGGTCCAGATGCCCTGGTCGGCATCGCCCCGGACGCAGTGCTGGTCTCGATTCGCCAGACCGCACAAACCTTCGGCCTTGTTGATCCCGGCGTGTCCGACAACCCCGAGGACGTTCGCCGCGCCGGTGACATCAATTCGTTGGCACGCGCAATCGTGCATGCGGCCAATCTGGGCGTCAAAGTGATCAACATCAGTGTGGTGTCGTGTATCTCGACAGCCAAGCTGCAGGATCAAAGCGCCTTGGCCGATGCGGTCCGCTATGCCGCGCTCGACCGCGATGTGGTCATCGTGGCAGCCGCGGGCAACGTTCATGCCCAGGGCTGCAATGGGCAAAACCCGGACCCGCTGCCGGGTGATCCGACTCGGGGATGGGCGTCGGTCAAAACCATCGCCACACCGGCCTGGTTTGGCGACTACGTGGTGGCGGTGTCGGCCACCGATTCGACCGGCGTTCCCGCCAGCGGCGATGCCGCCTCATTGCACGGCCCCTGGGTCGGCCTGGCCGCGCCGGGAGCCGACATCGTGGGGCTGTCGACCAGCGGGCAGGTGATCAACGGTTCAGTCGATGACGACAAGCTGCACCCGATCGCTGGCAGCTCCTTTAGCTCAGCGTTCGTCGCCGGAGTGGCGGCTTTAGTGCGTGCCAAATTTCCGAATCTGACAGCGCATCAAGTGATTCACCGGTTAGAGGCCACCGCCCACCCTCCTGCCGGTGGGCGTGACGATGTCGTCGGTTATGGGACCGTGGACCCGGTTGCGGCGCTGACCTGGGATGTGCCGCCGGGAGACACGTTCGCCCCCAGGGTACAGCGCGCCCCGTTAAAGGTGCCGGGTCCGCCTCCGGCACGCGACGCGCGCCCGGGCTGGGTCGCTATTTCCATTACCGGTCTCGCGGTCGTCAGTTTAGTGGGACTTGCTGTGGGCCTGACGGTCTCGCGTCGCCGGGAGCAAATCTGA
- a CDS encoding DUF2637 domain-containing protein yields MACDSARDDLADIDLQTQRRAVRFFWVVLIGASAASIAGNALHAIVQAEHVAPVLAAAVATAPPLVLLGSTEGLSLLIKVHRRPTLTFWAALIMTLLLGAGAFRLSFDALCSLAIRCGIRPTLAWLWPLIIDVTTAQATVALVALTRLQHSRVQAPAALDEETEVWLSATDLPLGEASAGDRDSTTGRVDAAQSLSSVPRADPVVPTRERHDRAVRTVMASKKTKQPPEVIDAVLRRHADGQRPGEISEGLKLHHTTVNRILATALHSATAV; encoded by the coding sequence ATGGCTTGCGACAGCGCTCGTGATGATCTTGCCGACATCGATCTGCAAACCCAGCGTCGCGCAGTGCGTTTCTTTTGGGTGGTGTTGATAGGTGCAAGCGCGGCCTCGATCGCCGGCAACGCGTTACACGCGATCGTGCAGGCCGAACACGTCGCTCCGGTGCTGGCGGCCGCGGTAGCCACGGCCCCACCTTTGGTGTTGCTGGGGTCCACCGAAGGGCTTTCGCTTCTGATCAAGGTGCACCGTCGCCCGACTCTGACGTTTTGGGCGGCGCTCATCATGACGCTGTTACTGGGTGCGGGTGCCTTTCGCCTGTCATTTGATGCGTTGTGCAGCTTGGCCATCCGCTGTGGTATCCGCCCGACCTTAGCCTGGTTGTGGCCATTGATCATTGACGTCACGACCGCCCAGGCGACCGTCGCCCTGGTGGCCCTGACCCGCCTCCAACACAGCCGGGTGCAGGCGCCGGCGGCCCTCGACGAAGAGACGGAAGTGTGGCTGTCGGCGACAGATCTGCCACTCGGTGAGGCCTCAGCAGGAGACCGGGATAGCACCACGGGGCGAGTCGACGCGGCGCAATCGCTATCGTCGGTTCCGAGAGCAGATCCTGTTGTGCCCACCCGAGAGCGCCATGACCGCGCCGTACGCACAGTGATGGCATCCAAAAAGACCAAGCAGCCGCCAGAAGTCATTGACGCGGTGCTGCGCCGCCACGCTGACGGGCAACGGCCCGGTGAGATTTCCGAGGGCCTGAAGTTGCACCACACGACGGTGAACCGAATTCTGGCCACGGCGCTGCACTCTGCGACAGCAGTCTAG
- the eccE gene encoding type VII secretion protein EccE, with the protein MKQRFVAARIGSRALVGGEVVAGLVALALNAVLDSWPIAVATGAALGLVICMVTFRRRTVWQWVWRVMSWTRHRVRKLGLPQPVDVTLNEQTVGVVVDGHTVCTMISVLGKPYIPTLLHADHAKTPNTVPISVIAQEMQRCGLSVDVDIICEGSRTARDNYAELYEAALRGLPAAGQRSVTLVVRFDTRNDRVVPGLLWRRDTIAAAVAASQRITRALCQTNCRARLLTAEQINDAVAASLGGAENAAASYQDRWTNLQRGGKAYVTAYFFSAEDVRSAELDDVWAYQSDHTTLVIALRAEPSGVRASALVRLTTVQPLASSPRLVLNPMAGRQWEALALTVPGRRRLSLPSTPVSAELNTAVVAGASGVLLGELREAMLLMPMSDPAAPTRIVLRVDDDQVVKRLIRRAAAAGEQVAVYDPTGRWTMTSASPRIWTTRDMTAQPPRPPTMVIHNGGANSYPPARTSITVGDVPASAAPDIRIEQRGERITLKTQRFRTTLRPVTFRNEDAYLR; encoded by the coding sequence ATGAAGCAGCGATTTGTTGCGGCCCGTATCGGGTCCCGCGCCCTGGTCGGCGGCGAAGTGGTCGCAGGCTTGGTTGCGCTGGCGCTGAACGCCGTGTTGGATTCGTGGCCGATCGCGGTGGCCACGGGCGCCGCACTAGGACTGGTGATCTGTATGGTGACCTTCCGTCGGCGCACCGTGTGGCAGTGGGTGTGGCGCGTCATGTCCTGGACTCGCCACCGGGTGCGTAAACTCGGCCTGCCTCAACCGGTCGATGTCACCCTCAACGAGCAGACGGTTGGTGTCGTGGTCGACGGGCACACCGTGTGCACGATGATCTCGGTGCTGGGCAAGCCCTACATTCCTACCCTGTTGCATGCCGATCACGCCAAAACGCCTAATACGGTGCCGATTAGCGTGATAGCGCAGGAGATGCAGCGCTGCGGATTGAGCGTTGATGTCGACATCATCTGCGAGGGCAGCCGCACGGCCCGAGACAACTATGCCGAGCTGTATGAGGCGGCGCTGCGGGGGCTGCCGGCGGCTGGTCAGCGCAGCGTGACGTTGGTGGTCCGTTTCGATACGCGCAATGACCGTGTTGTGCCTGGACTGTTGTGGCGGCGGGACACGATCGCCGCGGCGGTGGCCGCTTCCCAGCGGATCACCAGGGCGCTGTGCCAAACAAACTGTCGTGCACGGCTTTTGACCGCAGAGCAGATCAACGATGCGGTGGCGGCGAGCCTGGGCGGGGCCGAGAACGCGGCAGCGTCCTACCAGGACCGATGGACGAATCTGCAGCGCGGCGGGAAAGCCTATGTCACAGCGTATTTCTTCAGCGCCGAGGACGTGCGCTCTGCTGAACTCGACGACGTGTGGGCCTACCAGAGCGACCACACGACCCTGGTGATCGCGTTGCGCGCCGAGCCTAGCGGGGTGCGGGCTTCGGCCCTGGTTCGGCTGACCACCGTGCAACCGCTTGCCAGCTCACCGCGGTTAGTGCTTAACCCGATGGCGGGCCGACAGTGGGAAGCGTTGGCGTTGACTGTGCCTGGGCGCAGGCGGCTGAGCTTGCCGTCTACGCCGGTGTCTGCCGAACTCAACACAGCGGTCGTCGCCGGCGCATCCGGTGTGCTGCTGGGTGAGCTGCGTGAGGCTATGCTGCTGATGCCGATGTCAGATCCTGCGGCCCCAACCCGAATTGTTTTGCGGGTCGATGATGACCAGGTGGTTAAGCGGCTGATTCGCCGGGCGGCCGCAGCAGGCGAACAGGTCGCTGTCTACGACCCCACTGGGCGTTGGACGATGACGTCGGCGTCCCCGCGGATTTGGACGACACGTGACATGACGGCCCAGCCGCCTCGCCCTCCAACGATGGTGATACACAACGGCGGCGCCAACAGCTACCCTCCGGCGCGCACATCGATCACAGTCGGTGATGTGCCCGCTAGTGCTGCACCCGATATCCGTATCGAACAACGTGGCGAGCGAATCACCCTGAAAACACAGCGCTTTCGTACCACGCTGAGGCCTGTGACCTTCCGTAACGAAGATGCGTATCTGCGGTAA
- a CDS encoding type IV secretory system conjugative DNA transfer family protein: MGNEPYTPYCGLTYNRENVAVRAATAPHILVSAPTRTGKTRRILAPAALMHPGPEVLVSSKPDLAELVLRRRNVGITGVIDLRPEHTEVWPAGVRRMVTDPTRMITSAHEALTVAETMLATSGVGFSGAGGNAVAAGGLWESQAAPPLACLLYAASPLGNGLGMPWVLDAVQDFGIDELEGDQQIPEIGRPSWLTAYGLCEQPKLAAPLYAVIAGMDSRLRDSIKITVSKAVTPWLRLGLSADEGAPYLSAVDRIAVESFDVRMLDEPDATLFVIAPNTGSVAGAAVALIDSIVRHFRRKMANHQLTHRLLLELDEVCNACPLPDLLTYVGESAGLGVNILATVQASSHFDVVFGPKYADALRDMFPGTLIMYGAHERYLLEQASHWLGETTRRTESYEPTGGSRGQSSQFGQAIGWQELLPQTREEAQLLQRGTAGERVVIPDWSEFLPFFDQAVQRRIKKAQ; this comes from the coding sequence GTGGGCAACGAACCGTACACCCCGTACTGCGGGCTGACCTACAATCGGGAAAACGTTGCCGTGCGCGCTGCGACAGCACCTCACATCCTGGTGAGCGCACCAACACGCACAGGTAAGACGCGCAGAATATTGGCCCCGGCGGCGCTCATGCATCCCGGGCCCGAGGTATTGGTGTCGTCGAAACCTGACCTGGCAGAGCTTGTTTTAAGGCGGCGCAATGTTGGCATCACGGGTGTGATCGATCTGCGTCCCGAGCACACTGAGGTCTGGCCAGCGGGGGTTAGGCGGATGGTCACTGACCCGACCCGCATGATCACCAGCGCCCATGAAGCGTTGACGGTGGCTGAGACCATGCTCGCGACGTCGGGCGTGGGTTTTAGTGGAGCTGGTGGCAACGCTGTTGCTGCGGGCGGGCTTTGGGAAAGTCAGGCCGCGCCTCCGTTGGCATGTCTGCTCTACGCGGCCAGCCCGTTGGGAAACGGTTTGGGAATGCCCTGGGTGCTCGATGCCGTGCAAGATTTCGGTATCGACGAGCTCGAGGGAGACCAGCAGATCCCCGAGATTGGGAGGCCGTCGTGGCTGACAGCTTACGGGCTGTGCGAACAACCGAAACTCGCGGCCCCGCTGTATGCCGTTATCGCCGGGATGGACTCCCGGCTGCGTGACAGCATCAAGATCACGGTGTCAAAGGCCGTAACACCGTGGCTGCGTTTGGGTTTGAGCGCCGACGAGGGAGCACCATATTTGAGTGCGGTCGACCGTATCGCTGTGGAGTCATTCGATGTCCGCATGCTAGATGAGCCAGACGCCACGTTGTTTGTGATCGCCCCGAACACCGGCTCGGTCGCTGGCGCTGCGGTGGCTCTCATCGATTCGATCGTGCGCCATTTCCGCCGTAAGATGGCCAACCATCAACTGACTCATCGGCTACTGCTGGAGCTTGACGAGGTATGTAACGCGTGTCCGTTGCCGGATCTGTTGACCTATGTGGGGGAGTCAGCGGGACTAGGTGTCAACATCTTGGCGACCGTGCAGGCATCGTCGCACTTCGACGTGGTGTTTGGGCCCAAATACGCTGACGCGCTGCGGGATATGTTTCCGGGCACTCTGATCATGTATGGAGCTCACGAGCGCTATCTGCTTGAGCAGGCCTCGCATTGGTTGGGTGAGACAACCCGGCGCACCGAATCCTATGAACCCACAGGCGGGAGTCGAGGCCAATCCTCGCAATTCGGCCAGGCGATCGGTTGGCAGGAACTGCTACCCCAAACCCGGGAAGAAGCCCAGCTTTTGCAACGCGGCACAGCCGGCGAACGAGTCGTTATCCCGGACTGGAGCGAATTCCTGCCTTTCTTCGACCAGGCGGTTCAGCGCCGAATCAAAAAGGCCCAGTGA